Proteins from one Coregonus clupeaformis isolate EN_2021a chromosome 29, ASM2061545v1, whole genome shotgun sequence genomic window:
- the LOC121544881 gene encoding 60 kDa lysophospholipase isoform X2 — protein sequence MVINTGGTIGMMYHNNVLSPEPNVFVKALRKHPSLHDEQYALQPCMYDSNSTSCPQENTLVLPLSKLNKRIVYTVLEYNPLLDSCNMTTDDWGTIGKDIEKHYENYAGFVILHGTDTMAYTASALSFMCENLGKPVILTGSQVPIYEMRNDGIDNLLGALLIAGQFVIPEVCLYFHHKLYRGNRVTKVDAGSFYAFNSPNLAPLATAEVDIKINWDTVLRANTTTQFRVSTQMNHYVGLLRLFPGITAVTVKSFLQVPMEGIVLETYGSGNAPDNRADLLEEFRNATERGVIMVNCTQCLRGSVTTLYATGKALSDAGLVAGCDMTSEAALCKLSYVLAKELSIEAKRKMLSQNMRGEMIFDLHGAKLTLRDSRFIQVIAKILSISRKEELEAIRDALNPSLACAASKIGDVEALDAIKLMGSNLSLGDYDGRTPLHIAACEGHLKVVQYLLGQGASVYARDRYGDTPLHNAVCFRHKEVVKLLRKAGAHFSRDELNNAGSELCSLASRADTEGLEMCHLAGGELNTRGYNGQTAMEVAQDMGNEVVMEFFRRVSQ from the exons TGCTGTCCCCAGAGCCTAATGTGTTTGTGAAGGCCCTGCGAAAGCATCCCAGCCTCCATGATGAGCAGTATGCCCTGCAGCCCTGTATGTACGACTCCAACAGCACGAGCTGCCCACAGGAGAACACCCTGGTCCTGCC GCTGTCAAAACTGAATAAGAGGATAGTGTACACTGTTTTAGAGTACAACCCTTTGCTGGACTCTTGCAATATGACCACAGATGACTGGGGTACAATTGGGAAGGACATTGAG AAACACTATGAGAATTATGCCGGTTTTGTCATCCTCCACGGCACTGACACCATGGCCTACACTGCATCTGCTCTGTCCTTCATGTGTGAGAACCTGGGGAAGCCTGTCATCCTCACAGGCTCACAG GTGCCGATCTATGAGATGAGGAACGATGGAATAGACAACCTCTTGGGGGCGCTGCTGATCGCCGGTCAGTTTGTGATTCCTGAG GTGTGTCTGTATTTCCATCACAAGCTGTACCGAGGGAACCGTGTGACCAAGGTGGACGCTGGGAGTTTCTATGCCTTCAACTCTCCTAACCTTGCTCCTCTGGCCACCGCTGAAGTAGATATTAAAA TTAACTGGGACACGGTGTTGAGGGCGAACACGACCACACAGTTCAGAGTGAGCACTCAGATGAACCATTATGTGGGTCTGCTGCGGCTCTTCCCAGGCATCACTGCAGTGACT gtGAAGTCCTTCCTGCAGGTGCCCATGGAGGGCATCGTCCTGGAGACGTACGGTAGTGGTAACGCCCCTGACAACCGTGCTGACCTGCTGGAGGAGTTCCGGAATGCCACAGAGAGGGGCGTGATCATGGTCAACTGCACCCAGTGTCTGAGGGGTTCTGTCACCACATTATATGCCACCGGAAAG GCCCTGAGTGATGCAGGGCTGGTGGCAGGCTGTGACATGACTTCTGAGGCTGCCCTGTGCAAGCTGTCCTACGTGCTGGCCAAGGAGCTCAGCATAGAGGCCAAGAGGAAG ATGCTGAGTCAGAACATGCGGGGGGAGATGATCTTTGACCTGCACGGGGCCAAGCTCACTCTGAGGGACAGTCGCTTCATTCAGGTCATCGCCAAGATCCTGAGCATCAGTCGTAAGGAG GAGCTAGAAGCCATAAGGGATGCCCTTAACCCCAGCTTAGCTTGTGCTGCTTCTAAGATTGGAGACGTGGAGGCCTTAGATGCCATAAAGTTGATG GGCAGTAACCTGAGTCTGGGGGACTATGATGGACGCACCCCTCTGCACATCGCTGCCTGTGAGGGCCACCTCAAAGTGGTGCAGTATCTACTGGGCCAGGGAGCCAGCGTCTATGCCAGAGATCGCTATGGGGACACACCCCTGCACAACGCTGTATGCTTCAG ACACAAAGAGGTGGTGAAGCTGCTGAGAAAAGCAGGAGCCCATTTCTCCAGGGATGAGCTGAATAATGCAGGCTCAGAGCTgtgcag TCTGGCATCCAGGGCTGACACAGAGGGCCTGGAAATGTGTCACCTGGCCGGGGGAGAGCTGAACACACGAGGCTACAATGGGCAGACAGCCATGGAGGTG